Proteins encoded within one genomic window of Tabrizicola piscis:
- a CDS encoding cyclase family protein: MCDACLIENIKSSMLSRRSLFTGAAATTAAVVAAGLTTAKPALAQAAGRVVDLTHAYDGAFPTFDGNPGILYEPAVKFEGNGYQLWKLTIFEHTGTHIDAPLHFSADGTSVADLAPEQLICPLCIIDVTAKAAEDPNAMVEPADIEAWVSANGAIPAGSCVAMNSGWGAKVASPDFRNTADGKLAFPGFSKAATDMLAGLDVASIGVDTLSLDPGNSADFAVHFSWLPGGRFGIENLANLDQLPATGATIFIGAPKHKTGTGGPARIMAVV, translated from the coding sequence GCCGGTCGCTGTTCACCGGTGCCGCAGCGACGACCGCCGCCGTGGTCGCGGCGGGGCTGACCACGGCGAAACCCGCGCTGGCGCAAGCCGCGGGCCGGGTCGTGGACCTCACCCATGCCTATGACGGTGCCTTTCCGACCTTCGACGGCAACCCCGGCATCCTGTACGAACCTGCAGTGAAGTTTGAGGGCAACGGCTACCAGCTCTGGAAACTCACGATCTTCGAACACACCGGCACGCATATCGATGCGCCGCTGCACTTCTCCGCCGACGGCACCTCGGTCGCCGATCTGGCGCCAGAGCAGCTGATCTGCCCGCTGTGCATCATCGACGTGACCGCGAAGGCAGCTGAAGACCCGAACGCGATGGTCGAACCTGCGGATATCGAGGCCTGGGTGTCCGCCAATGGCGCGATCCCGGCGGGGTCTTGCGTGGCGATGAACTCCGGCTGGGGGGCCAAGGTCGCATCGCCGGACTTCCGCAACACGGCCGATGGCAAGCTGGCCTTCCCCGGCTTCTCCAAGGCCGCGACGGACATGCTGGCGGGGCTGGATGTGGCAAGCATCGGCGTTGACACCCTGTCGCTTGACCCCGGCAACTCCGCCGATTTCGCCGTGCACTTCAGCTGGTTGCCGGGTGGCCGCTTCGGGATCGAGAACTTGGCCAACCTTGACCAGCTTCCCGCCACGGGCGCCACGATCTTCATCGGCGCGCCAAAGCACAAGACCGGCACCGGCGGCCCGGCCCGCATCATGGCGGTGGTCTGA
- a CDS encoding carboxymuconolactone decarboxylase family protein, producing MATVPLLRDEEAGAAALAVFDDIRAKRQTDYVNNFWRALAHDPATLKATWERAQAVMAPGALDPLVKELIYIAVSTANGCDYCVHSHTAAAKARGMTPAMHGELLAVIAMAAQTNALATALSVPVDDRFKA from the coding sequence ATGGCGACAGTTCCGCTTTTGCGGGACGAAGAGGCGGGGGCCGCGGCCCTCGCCGTCTTCGACGACATCCGCGCGAAGCGGCAGACCGACTACGTCAACAACTTCTGGCGGGCGCTGGCGCATGATCCGGCCACGCTGAAGGCCACATGGGAACGGGCGCAGGCGGTGATGGCCCCCGGCGCGCTTGACCCGTTGGTGAAGGAGCTGATCTACATCGCCGTTTCCACCGCCAACGGCTGCGATTACTGCGTCCACTCACACACCGCCGCCGCGAAGGCCCGGGGAATGACCCCGGCCATGCACGGCGAACTTCTGGCCGTGATCGCAATGGCGGCCCAAACCAACGCCCTGGCCACCGCGCTGTCGGTGCCGGTGGACGACCGTTTCAAGGCCTGA
- the ureC gene encoding urease subunit alpha, with product MPATISRKTYADMYGPTVGDKVRLGDTELIIEVERDLIAERSSGGANALRYGEEVKFGGGKVIRDGMGQSQLTRAEGAMDTVITNALIVDYTGIVKADVGLRDGRIAKIGKAGNPDTQPGVDVIIGPGTEIIAGEGRILTAGGMDAHIHFIAPQQIDDALHSGITTMLGGGTGPAHGTLATTCTPGPWHLMRMMQAADAFPMNLAFAGKGNASLPAALEEQVRAGASSLKLHEDWGTTPGAIDCCLTVADAMDVQVMIHTDTLNESGFVENTLKAIAGRTIHAFHTEGAGGGHAPDIIKVVGSQNILPSSTNPTMPYTVNTIEEHLDMLMVCHHLDRRVPEDVAFAESRIRRETIAAEDILHDLGAFSVISSDSQAMGRVGEVITRTWQTAHKMKVQRGRLEGETGENDNLRVKRYVAKYTINPAIAHGVSRHIGSVEEGKRADLVLWSPAFFGAKPEMVLLGGVIVVAQMGDPNASIPTPQPVHTRPMFGAFGGSVTRNAVTFVSKAGLEADIKGAYGLAKDTLAVEGTRGLAKRDMKLNFATPTIEVDPETYEVRADGVLLTCEPARELPLAQRYFLY from the coding sequence ATGCCCGCCACCATCTCCCGCAAGACCTATGCTGACATGTATGGCCCCACGGTGGGCGACAAGGTGCGATTGGGTGATACCGAGCTGATCATTGAGGTGGAGCGGGACCTGATCGCCGAACGCAGTTCGGGCGGGGCCAATGCTTTGCGCTATGGCGAGGAGGTCAAGTTCGGCGGCGGCAAGGTGATCCGCGACGGGATGGGGCAATCGCAACTGACGCGGGCCGAAGGGGCGATGGATACGGTCATCACCAACGCGCTGATCGTGGATTACACGGGCATCGTGAAGGCTGACGTCGGCCTGCGCGACGGGCGGATCGCCAAGATCGGCAAAGCCGGGAACCCCGACACCCAGCCCGGCGTGGACGTCATCATTGGCCCGGGGACGGAGATCATTGCGGGCGAAGGCCGCATCCTGACGGCAGGCGGGATGGACGCCCACATCCACTTCATCGCGCCGCAACAGATAGACGACGCTCTCCATTCCGGGATCACCACCATGCTGGGCGGCGGCACCGGCCCCGCGCATGGCACGCTTGCCACCACTTGCACCCCCGGCCCTTGGCACCTGATGCGGATGATGCAGGCGGCGGATGCCTTTCCGATGAACCTCGCCTTCGCGGGCAAAGGCAACGCCTCGCTTCCTGCCGCATTGGAGGAACAGGTCCGCGCCGGGGCCTCCTCCCTGAAACTGCACGAAGATTGGGGCACCACCCCGGGCGCCATTGACTGCTGCCTGACCGTGGCCGATGCGATGGACGTCCAGGTGATGATCCACACCGACACGCTGAACGAATCCGGCTTTGTCGAAAACACGCTGAAGGCCATCGCCGGCCGCACGATCCACGCTTTTCATACCGAAGGTGCTGGCGGCGGGCATGCGCCCGACATCATCAAGGTCGTGGGCTCGCAGAACATTCTGCCGTCGTCCACCAACCCCACGATGCCCTACACGGTCAACACGATCGAAGAACACCTCGACATGCTGATGGTCTGCCACCACCTTGACCGCCGCGTGCCCGAAGATGTGGCCTTCGCCGAAAGCCGCATCCGGCGTGAGACGATTGCGGCCGAGGATATTCTGCACGACCTTGGCGCCTTCTCCGTCATCTCCTCGGACAGTCAGGCGATGGGCCGGGTGGGGGAGGTCATCACCCGCACTTGGCAGACCGCGCACAAGATGAAGGTCCAGCGCGGGCGGCTGGAGGGCGAGACCGGGGAAAACGACAACCTGCGCGTCAAGCGCTACGTCGCCAAGTACACGATCAACCCGGCCATCGCGCATGGGGTGTCGCGCCACATCGGTTCGGTCGAGGAAGGCAAGCGCGCCGATCTTGTCCTGTGGTCGCCCGCCTTCTTCGGCGCCAAACCCGAGATGGTGCTGCTGGGCGGGGTGATCGTCGTGGCCCAGATGGGCGATCCCAACGCCTCGATCCCCACGCCGCAACCGGTGCACACCCGCCCGATGTTCGGCGCCTTCGGCGGCAGCGTCACCCGCAACGCCGTGACCTTTGTCAGCAAGGCCGGGCTGGAAGCGGACATCAAGGGCGCCTACGGACTGGCGAAAGACACCCTTGCCGTCGAAGGCACCCGGGGTCTGGCCAAGCGCGACATGAAGCTGAACTTCGCCACCCCGACCATTGAGGTGGACCCGGAAACCTATGAGGTGCGGGCCGATGGGGTTCTTCTGACCTGCGAACCTGCACGGGAGTTGCCCCTTGCGCAGCGCTACTTCCTGTACTGA
- a CDS encoding urease accessory protein UreE encodes MTLPVAQTLHRAGNWPRLATAKVVLGYEDRFLRRKRLVTASGEGFLVDLAETSNLLAGDAFELADGRLVEIAAAEEPVLVVTGDLVRLAWHIGNRHTPCQIEPDRLVIRADHVLADMLRGLGASVTEGMEPFTPEGGAYGMGRTMGHAH; translated from the coding sequence ATGACTTTGCCAGTCGCCCAGACCCTGCACCGCGCCGGAAACTGGCCTCGTCTCGCCACGGCCAAGGTCGTGCTGGGGTATGAGGATCGGTTCCTGCGCCGCAAGCGGCTGGTCACCGCGTCGGGGGAAGGGTTCCTCGTCGACCTTGCTGAGACATCGAACCTGCTGGCTGGTGATGCGTTTGAACTGGCCGATGGGCGGCTGGTGGAAATCGCGGCGGCTGAAGAGCCTGTGCTGGTGGTGACGGGTGATCTTGTGCGGCTGGCATGGCACATCGGCAACCGCCACACGCCCTGCCAGATCGAACCCGACCGGCTGGTGATCCGCGCCGATCATGTTCTGGCCGACATGCTGCGCGGTCTGGGCGCCAGCGTGACCGAGGGGATGGAGCCCTTTACCCCGGAAGGCGGCGCCTATGGCATGGGGCGCACGATGGGGCATGCGCACTGA
- a CDS encoding urease accessory protein UreF encodes MRTDLLTLVQWLSPAFPTGGYAYSHGLEAVMAEGERTAAGLRVWIEGILRFGSGQADAVLLASAIRPGADFAALDDLARAMAGSRERLSETVEQGTAFARTVAALTGRDLPARALPVAVGEAAAALDLAAEDVVGVYLHAFAANLVACATRFAPLGQTEGQSMLAGLHPVISEIAGWAVAVGIEEIGTSAFGAELTAMRHEELDVRIFKT; translated from the coding sequence ATGCGCACTGATCTGCTGACCCTGGTGCAATGGCTTTCCCCCGCGTTTCCAACCGGGGGCTACGCCTATTCGCATGGGCTTGAGGCGGTGATGGCCGAAGGGGAGCGGACCGCAGCGGGGCTGCGGGTCTGGATCGAAGGGATCCTGCGCTTTGGGTCGGGGCAGGCAGATGCGGTGCTGCTGGCCAGCGCAATCAGGCCCGGGGCAGACTTTGCCGCGCTGGACGACCTCGCGCGGGCGATGGCGGGCAGCCGCGAACGGTTGAGCGAGACGGTGGAACAAGGCACCGCCTTTGCCCGCACCGTGGCGGCGCTGACCGGCCGGGACCTGCCAGCGCGGGCCTTGCCCGTGGCCGTGGGTGAAGCTGCGGCGGCGCTGGATCTGGCGGCCGAGGATGTGGTGGGGGTCTACCTGCACGCCTTCGCGGCAAACCTTGTCGCCTGTGCCACGCGCTTTGCCCCGTTGGGCCAGACCGAGGGGCAGTCGATGTTGGCGGGCCTTCACCCGGTGATCAGTGAGATTGCGGGCTGGGCGGTTGCGGTTGGGATCGAGGAGATCGGCACTTCGGCCTTCGGGGCGGAGCTGACGGCGATGCGGCATGAAGAACTGGATGTAAGGATTTTCAAGACATGA
- the ureG gene encoding urease accessory protein UreG — protein MTASSNGPLKVGIGGPVGVGKTSLTEALCRALAGRCSMAVITNDIYTREDAEYLMRAQVLPLDRIRGVETGGCPHTAIREDASINLAAVADLRAVHPDLDLILIESGGDNLAATFSPELADLSIYVIDTAAGQDIPRKRGPGVVRSDLLVVNKTDLAPHVGVDLELLEADTKRARGERPYVMARVRQGVGVAEVVAFLEAEGGLSLRP, from the coding sequence ATGACCGCTTCCAGTAATGGACCATTGAAGGTGGGGATCGGCGGGCCGGTGGGGGTGGGCAAGACCTCGCTGACGGAAGCCTTGTGCCGGGCGCTGGCGGGGCGCTGTTCGATGGCGGTGATCACCAACGATATCTACACCCGCGAGGATGCCGAGTATCTGATGCGGGCGCAGGTGCTGCCCTTGGACCGGATCCGGGGGGTGGAGACGGGGGGGTGCCCGCACACGGCGATCCGCGAGGATGCCAGTATCAATCTGGCCGCTGTGGCCGACCTGCGGGCCGTGCATCCCGATCTGGACCTGATCCTGATCGAAAGCGGGGGGGACAATCTGGCGGCAACCTTTTCGCCGGAACTGGCCGACCTGTCGATCTATGTGATCGACACTGCCGCCGGGCAGGACATCCCCCGAAAGCGCGGGCCGGGGGTGGTGCGGTCGGATCTGCTGGTGGTCAACAAGACCGACCTTGCCCCGCATGTGGGGGTGGACCTGGAGCTGCTAGAGGCCGACACCAAGCGGGCGCGGGGGGAGCGGCCTTATGTGATGGCCCGGGTCCGGCAGGGGGTCGGGGTTGCTGAGGTCGTGGCGTTTCTGGAGGCCGAAGGGGGGCTTAGCCTGCGGCCCTAA
- a CDS encoding c-type cytochrome, with protein MKMTLTALAFASLAAPAFAQDIEAGGKTFNQCQTCHVVQNEAGEVLAGKNAKTGPNLFGLPGRTVGTYPEFKYGESIVALGATGLVWDEANFVEYVQDPAKFLKAKLGDDKAKSKMAFKLKKPEDAANVWAYIASLSPAPAAAGEAAPAEGEAAPATN; from the coding sequence ATGAAAATGACCCTGACCGCCCTTGCCTTTGCCAGCCTTGCCGCGCCAGCCTTTGCGCAGGACATCGAAGCAGGGGGCAAAACCTTCAACCAATGCCAGACCTGCCACGTCGTCCAGAACGAAGCGGGCGAGGTGCTTGCCGGCAAGAACGCGAAGACCGGCCCGAACCTGTTCGGCCTTCCCGGCCGCACGGTCGGCACCTACCCAGAGTTCAAGTATGGCGAATCCATCGTCGCACTCGGCGCGACCGGTCTGGTCTGGGACGAAGCGAACTTCGTCGAATACGTTCAGGACCCGGCCAAGTTTCTGAAAGCCAAGCTTGGCGACGACAAGGCCAAGTCCAAGATGGCGTTCAAGCTGAAAAAGCCGGAAGATGCCGCCAACGTCTGGGCCTATATCGCCTCGCTCTCGCCGGCTCCGGCCGCCGCTGGCGAAGCAGCCCCTGCCGAAGGCGAAGCTGCACCTGCGACCAACTGA
- the hemA gene encoding 5-aminolevulinate synthase, with product MDFARHFQSQLDALKSEGNYRTFAELERRCGAFPRADRHGGPEVAEVTVWCSNDYLGMGQHPDVVAAMVKTVQACGTGAGGTRNIGGNTVQHRALEVELADLHGKDAALLFTSGYVSNWAALSTLGSRIPNAVIFSDEGNHASMIEGIRHSRADKVLWKHNDWRDLDRKLHATGDRPKIVAFESVYSMDGDIAPIREIVEVCEAHGALSYIDEVHAVGMYGPHGGGVTEERGLADRIDVIEGTLGKAFGCMGGYITGSTALVDFIRSFASGFIFTTAIPPAVAAAATTSIRHLKASGEERAAQRANVALLRKKLDRIGIPHLANESHIIPVMIGDPVKCRMISDILMQDWGIYVQPINYPTVPKGTERLRLTPGPHHTEADIDKLVTALGALWNRCAISHAVA from the coding sequence ATGGACTTCGCACGCCACTTCCAAAGCCAGCTTGACGCGCTGAAATCCGAAGGCAACTACCGCACCTTCGCCGAACTGGAACGGCGCTGCGGCGCCTTCCCCCGCGCCGACCGCCACGGCGGGCCCGAAGTGGCCGAGGTGACCGTCTGGTGCTCGAACGACTATCTGGGGATGGGACAACATCCCGATGTGGTCGCAGCCATGGTCAAGACCGTGCAAGCCTGCGGTACCGGGGCCGGCGGCACTCGCAACATCGGCGGCAACACCGTCCAGCACCGCGCGCTGGAAGTGGAACTGGCCGACCTGCACGGCAAGGATGCCGCCCTTCTTTTCACCTCGGGCTACGTCTCGAACTGGGCCGCGCTGTCCACCCTTGGCAGCCGCATCCCGAACGCGGTGATCTTTTCCGATGAAGGCAACCATGCCAGCATGATCGAAGGCATCCGCCATTCCCGCGCCGACAAGGTGCTGTGGAAACACAACGACTGGCGCGATCTGGACCGCAAGCTGCATGCCACCGGCGACAGGCCCAAGATCGTGGCCTTCGAATCGGTCTACTCGATGGATGGCGACATCGCCCCGATCCGTGAGATTGTCGAAGTTTGCGAAGCTCATGGCGCGCTGTCCTACATCGACGAAGTGCACGCTGTCGGCATGTACGGCCCCCACGGCGGCGGTGTGACAGAAGAGCGCGGCTTGGCCGACCGGATCGACGTGATCGAAGGCACGCTGGGCAAGGCGTTCGGCTGCATGGGCGGCTACATCACCGGGTCAACCGCGCTGGTCGACTTCATCCGCAGCTTCGCCTCGGGCTTCATCTTCACGACGGCCATTCCCCCTGCGGTGGCTGCCGCCGCGACGACCTCGATCCGCCACCTCAAGGCCTCGGGCGAAGAACGCGCGGCGCAACGGGCCAATGTCGCCCTCCTGCGCAAGAAACTGGACCGGATCGGCATCCCGCATCTGGCCAACGAAAGCCATATCATCCCGGTGATGATCGGCGACCCGGTCAAATGTCGGATGATCAGCGATATCCTGATGCAGGATTGGGGCATCTACGTCCAGCCGATCAACTACCCGACCGTGCCCAAGGGAACCGAACGTTTGCGCCTGACCCCCGGGCCCCATCACACCGAGGCGGACATCGACAAACTGGTCACCGCCCTTGGCGCATTGTGGAACAGATGCGCGATTTCACACGCAGTCGCGTGA
- the puhE gene encoding putative photosynthetic complex assembly protein PuhE: MTNSWIAALLALFVWWFSTGAILWRVRHADRAGGQAHLISVLWGLPLLIGGVIGLGLTLDDATVPATYAAFLSALALWGWIELAFLSGIITGPNTRTASPFAKGWERFRQATLTLLWHEAALIVALTLLTYAAWNAANPFGLYTFAVLFFARASAKLNLFFGVPRINTEFLPRPLTHLASHFRHARMNWLFPISVTLLTFAAACWLERAVAAPTDAAQAGHVLLTALTLLALLEHWFMVLPLPDQKLWRWMLPAAPAANDPTLTATPSLTTRK; encoded by the coding sequence ATGACCAATTCCTGGATCGCGGCGCTTCTGGCCCTTTTTGTCTGGTGGTTTTCCACCGGCGCGATCCTGTGGCGCGTCCGTCACGCCGACCGGGCGGGCGGACAGGCGCATCTGATCTCGGTCCTCTGGGGCCTGCCGCTTCTGATCGGCGGCGTCATCGGCCTTGGCCTGACGCTGGACGACGCCACCGTCCCCGCCACCTACGCGGCCTTCCTCTCTGCCCTCGCCCTCTGGGGCTGGATCGAGCTTGCCTTCCTCTCCGGCATCATCACCGGCCCGAACACCCGCACTGCCTCGCCCTTCGCCAAGGGCTGGGAAAGGTTCCGGCAGGCCACCCTCACCCTCCTGTGGCATGAGGCAGCCCTGATCGTCGCCCTCACGCTCCTGACCTACGCCGCCTGGAACGCCGCCAACCCCTTCGGCCTTTACACCTTTGCGGTCCTGTTTTTCGCCCGCGCCTCGGCCAAGCTGAACCTGTTCTTCGGCGTCCCGCGCATCAATACGGAATTCCTGCCCCGCCCGCTGACCCATCTTGCCAGCCACTTCCGCCATGCCCGGATGAACTGGCTCTTCCCGATCTCGGTCACCCTGCTCACCTTCGCCGCCGCCTGCTGGCTGGAACGTGCCGTGGCCGCCCCGACCGACGCCGCCCAGGCCGGACACGTCCTGCTGACCGCCCTGACCCTGCTGGCACTCCTTGAACACTGGTTCATGGTGCTGCCCCTGCCCGACCAGAAGCTCTGGCGCTGGATGCTGCCCGCAGCGCCCGCCGCCAATGACCCCACTCTGACTGCAACACCCAGTCTTACGACAAGAAAGTGA
- the acsF gene encoding magnesium-protoporphyrin IX monomethyl ester (oxidative) cyclase — MNATPMDLYPDSGAEVAAGMAPQDTTAMATETTLLNPRFYTTDFDEMDRIDVTPVRKEWDKLIAQMKSDPNKGHFKKTDAWDAVDWDGMDPPLKREFIDFLVSSCTAEFSGCVLYKEMKRRGSNADICELFSYMARDEARHAGFINDALREAGVAVNLGFLTKAKKYTYFRPKFIYYATYLSEKIGYARYITIFRHLEAHPEQRFHPIFKWFREWCNDEFSHGEAFALLMKTDPKLTESFVNKLWIKFFLTAVYSTMWVRDHARPEFHKALGVEISWYDQEVFRKTSTIARQIFPIELDIDHPRWIPNLERMNRAFIAMDAAKRQGGVAGKLKTWAAGAKAAFTFARLYTIPAKRHALPANVRLEPTY, encoded by the coding sequence ATGAACGCAACACCGATGGACCTTTACCCCGACAGCGGTGCCGAAGTCGCCGCCGGGATGGCCCCGCAAGACACCACCGCGATGGCCACGGAAACCACGCTGCTGAACCCGCGCTTCTACACGACTGACTTCGACGAGATGGACCGCATCGACGTCACCCCGGTCCGCAAGGAATGGGACAAGCTGATCGCCCAGATGAAATCGGACCCGAACAAGGGCCATTTCAAGAAGACCGACGCCTGGGACGCCGTCGACTGGGATGGGATGGACCCGCCCCTGAAGCGTGAATTCATCGACTTCCTCGTCAGCTCCTGCACCGCCGAATTCTCCGGCTGCGTGCTTTACAAAGAAATGAAACGCCGCGGCAGCAATGCCGACATCTGCGAGCTGTTCAGCTACATGGCCCGCGATGAGGCCCGCCACGCCGGTTTTATCAACGACGCCCTGCGCGAAGCAGGGGTGGCGGTGAACCTTGGCTTCCTGACCAAGGCGAAGAAATACACCTACTTCCGGCCAAAGTTCATCTACTACGCCACCTACCTGTCGGAAAAGATCGGCTACGCCCGCTACATCACCATCTTCCGCCACCTTGAGGCGCATCCCGAACAGCGCTTCCACCCGATCTTCAAGTGGTTCCGCGAATGGTGCAATGACGAGTTCAGCCATGGCGAGGCCTTTGCCCTCCTCATGAAGACCGACCCCAAGCTGACGGAAAGCTTCGTCAACAAGCTCTGGATCAAGTTCTTCCTGACGGCGGTCTATTCGACGATGTGGGTCCGCGACCATGCCCGGCCGGAATTCCACAAGGCCCTCGGCGTCGAGATCAGCTGGTACGACCAGGAGGTGTTCCGCAAGACCTCCACCATCGCCCGGCAGATCTTCCCGATCGAGCTGGACATCGACCACCCGCGCTGGATCCCGAACCTGGAACGGATGAACCGGGCCTTCATCGCCATGGATGCGGCAAAACGGCAGGGCGGCGTCGCGGGCAAGCTGAAAACCTGGGCTGCGGGCGCGAAAGCCGCCTTCACCTTTGCCAGGCTCTACACCATTCCGGCCAAACGCCACGCCCTGCCCGCCAACGTGCGGCTGGAGCCGACGTATTGA
- the puhC gene encoding photosynthetic complex assembly protein PuhC produces the protein MTDRQTLIHEPGYRTRDSELVPRILVRAMFGLALATLAITTFASVTGREPVAQPQAAEVVREKWIVLEGLSAQAVIVRNTDGTVLMDLPHGGFITVIQSGIFTERRKHKVDQTKPVRIVEYANGRLVAEDPETGWSAELYAFGGDNKAAFERLLDQE, from the coding sequence ATGACCGACCGTCAAACCCTGATCCACGAACCCGGCTACCGCACCCGCGACAGCGAACTGGTGCCGCGCATTCTGGTGCGCGCCATGTTCGGGCTGGCCCTTGCAACGCTGGCGATCACCACCTTCGCTTCCGTCACCGGGCGCGAGCCTGTGGCCCAACCTCAAGCCGCCGAGGTCGTGCGCGAAAAATGGATCGTCCTGGAAGGGCTTTCCGCCCAGGCCGTCATTGTCCGCAATACCGACGGCACGGTCCTGATGGATCTGCCGCATGGGGGCTTTATCACCGTCATCCAGTCGGGCATCTTCACCGAACGGCGCAAGCACAAGGTCGACCAGACCAAGCCCGTGCGCATCGTCGAATATGCCAATGGCCGCCTTGTGGCCGAAGACCCCGAAACCGGGTGGAGCGCCGAGCTCTACGCTTTCGGAGGCGACAACAAAGCCGCGTTCGAACGGCTTCTGGATCAAGAATAG
- the puhB gene encoding photosynthetic complex putative assembly protein PuhB, with protein sequence MSGHDDFAFDAMPGLPERPPQGELILWQGRPESWALARDAYRIRWIAGYFVLIVLWRAGAGFADGGLAMAFAMGLPYLMLGLLGLGIVYGLAWVQARATTYTLTTARVVLRIGAALPVTFNLPFVQIGAANLDLRRDGTGTIALDTLGETRISVLVAWPHVRPGHWAKTQPALRSIPDAARVARLFSEAAEARVSQPQVSRSGTEGAAFAPVAAE encoded by the coding sequence ATGTCAGGCCATGACGACTTCGCTTTCGACGCCATGCCAGGTCTGCCGGAACGGCCCCCGCAAGGTGAACTGATCCTCTGGCAAGGCCGCCCCGAATCTTGGGCCCTTGCGCGGGATGCCTACCGCATCCGCTGGATCGCCGGATATTTCGTCCTGATCGTGCTGTGGCGTGCTGGTGCAGGCTTTGCCGATGGCGGGCTGGCCATGGCCTTCGCGATGGGGCTGCCCTACCTGATGCTTGGCCTGCTTGGCCTTGGCATCGTCTACGGCCTGGCCTGGGTTCAGGCCCGCGCCACGACCTATACGCTGACCACCGCCCGCGTTGTCTTGCGGATCGGGGCGGCGCTGCCCGTCACCTTCAACCTGCCCTTCGTGCAGATTGGCGCGGCCAACCTTGACCTGCGCCGCGACGGCACGGGCACCATCGCGCTCGACACCTTGGGCGAAACGCGGATCTCCGTCCTTGTCGCCTGGCCGCATGTGCGCCCCGGCCATTGGGCCAAGACCCAGCCCGCGCTGCGGTCGATCCCGGATGCCGCCCGTGTGGCCCGGTTGTTCTCGGAAGCAGCCGAAGCCCGGGTCTCGCAGCCGCAGGTCTCGCGCAGCGGCACTGAGGGCGCAGCTTTCGCGCCCGTTGCAGCCGAATAA
- the puhA gene encoding photosynthetic reaction center subunit H, translated as MVGVNFFGNFDLASLSIWLFWGFFALLIYYLQTENMREGYPLETEDGLKAPNQGPFPVPKPKTFRLPHGKGDVTVPSAANEAAHRRSDLALARTAVSEGFPHAPTGNPMVDGVGPASWVPRRDEPELDGHGHNKLVPMSRADGLVISAGRDPRGLPVQAADLEVVGRVSDVWVDAPEQLVRYIEIDLNSGQKRLVPMTLARIWEDRVRVMALASDSFDGIPATRSATEVTKLEEDKISAYVASGWMYDAPKRKRGF; from the coding sequence ATGGTAGGTGTCAACTTCTTCGGCAACTTCGACCTCGCCAGTCTGTCGATCTGGCTGTTCTGGGGCTTCTTCGCCCTGCTGATCTACTATCTGCAGACGGAAAACATGCGGGAAGGCTATCCGCTGGAAACCGAAGACGGGCTGAAGGCCCCGAACCAGGGCCCCTTCCCGGTGCCCAAGCCCAAGACCTTCCGCCTGCCGCATGGCAAGGGCGACGTCACTGTTCCCTCCGCCGCGAATGAGGCTGCGCATCGCCGCAGTGATCTGGCGCTGGCCCGGACGGCCGTGTCCGAAGGTTTCCCCCATGCGCCCACCGGCAACCCGATGGTCGATGGCGTCGGCCCTGCCTCCTGGGTGCCGCGTCGCGATGAACCGGAACTGGATGGCCATGGCCACAACAAGCTGGTGCCCATGTCGCGCGCTGACGGGCTTGTCATCTCGGCCGGGCGCGACCCGCGCGGTCTGCCGGTGCAAGCCGCCGATCTTGAGGTTGTCGGCCGCGTGTCGGATGTCTGGGTCGATGCCCCGGAACAGCTGGTCCGCTATATCGAGATCGACCTGAACTCAGGGCAAAAGCGGCTGGTGCCGATGACCCTTGCCCGGATCTGGGAAGACCGCGTGCGGGTGATGGCCCTTGCCTCGGACAGCTTTGACGGCATCCCGGCGACCCGGTCGGCCACCGAAGTCACCAAGCTCGAAGAAGACAAGATCTCCGCCTATGTCGCATCCGGCTGGATGTACGACGCCCCCAAGCGCAAGCGCGGGTTCTAA